One stretch of Natronobacterium gregoryi SP2 DNA includes these proteins:
- a CDS encoding phage tail tube protein: protein MTGAGSALPVAFAMEDEFMGGLKEEDGEPTFVEPGIDPQVEELDLQRQLERVRRPDDPIPLTSLAQNLEGAASVSFVLTDDNWHDLVFEDGLIEKGLRPSARWHFGVDLIEGTVERITLGTVVTQVQIQYQQDQNVRVTLTMLYGDEVGGDSDEANEFDPTDVERPAKSDVFASHSTSLEIDDAAVETYLQSAGLTISNLARFRRGAGFHPVDAVPGAVEPDLSTNATFTESDRRDIAYGGSTPATMLDEIDATLEFDRDDGSDPIAYDLEVKPDNYAWNDLVQADTDLGEDINWHVSHVEAV, encoded by the coding sequence ATGACTGGCGCTGGCTCGGCTCTCCCTGTCGCGTTTGCGATGGAGGACGAGTTCATGGGCGGCCTCAAGGAAGAAGACGGAGAGCCGACGTTCGTCGAACCAGGGATCGATCCACAGGTCGAAGAGCTTGATCTGCAGCGTCAGCTCGAGCGTGTCCGACGGCCGGATGATCCGATCCCGTTGACGTCGCTCGCGCAGAACCTCGAAGGCGCAGCATCGGTGTCGTTCGTCCTGACCGACGACAACTGGCACGATCTCGTCTTCGAGGATGGCCTGATAGAGAAGGGGTTGCGGCCGTCTGCTCGCTGGCATTTCGGTGTCGATCTGATCGAGGGTACCGTTGAACGGATCACGCTCGGAACGGTCGTGACGCAGGTCCAGATCCAGTACCAGCAGGATCAGAACGTCCGCGTGACGCTGACGATGCTGTACGGCGACGAGGTCGGTGGAGACAGCGATGAGGCCAACGAGTTCGACCCGACGGATGTCGAACGACCGGCCAAGTCGGACGTGTTCGCGTCCCACAGCACCAGTCTCGAGATCGATGATGCGGCCGTCGAGACCTATCTGCAGTCGGCGGGCCTAACAATCTCGAACCTCGCACGGTTCCGACGCGGTGCCGGCTTCCATCCCGTCGACGCCGTGCCTGGCGCTGTCGAACCAGACCTTTCGACGAACGCCACGTTCACGGAGAGCGATCGCCGCGATATCGCCTACGGCGGTTCGACACCAGCGACGATGCTGGATGAGATCGACGCAACGCTCGAGTTCGACCGCGACGATGGTTCGGATCCGATCGCGTACGACCTCGAGGTCAAGCCGGACAACTACGCCTGGAATGACCTCGTGCAGGCTGATACGGATTTAGGTGAGGATATCAACTGGCACGTCTCGCACGTGGAGGCGGTCTAA